Proteins encoded together in one Microcaecilia unicolor chromosome 3, aMicUni1.1, whole genome shotgun sequence window:
- the LOC115466294 gene encoding E3 ubiquitin-protein ligase TRIM39-like isoform X1 yields MPGRSSAMYSLSTDLTCPVCLEYYSDPVTLACGHSFCLSCISRCWERPYGSFSCPVCRQNFTQRTLKRNQQLGEAVQRLHTQRAQSSRGCECTKKQHENLKLFCRNDESLLCVVCDRSQDHRSHNMIPIEEAAQEYKEKLQRLLDPVRQTIENLQSLRCEEELRSGMLKNKVESEKRKVVVEFAQLRQLLDEQEKILLIRLDAVGMKLSKTESRIASRLSTETSSLQKLVQETKEMCQKPAAEFLKNVKSAIMRCETVRLPQPNVSLMADRSDTLVRRPSQDSQLSSSCILLKEISQQFKEDVTLDGKTANPYLVVYENGKRVKRCDTKQDMPDNPERFDSDPCILACEGFTSGRHYWEVEVEDGRYWAVGVTKESVRRKGGIRAIPEEGIWAIGLYWNQYRALTSAVTHLSPSQGLKKVGLFLDYDLGQITFYNAESMEHVYTFHHRFTEKIFPLVWVWSTETRIKLSP; encoded by the exons ATGCCTGGGAGGAGCTCTGCCATGTATTCTCTCTCCACTGACTTAACCTGTCCTGTCTGCCTGGAGTATTACTCTGACCCAGTGACTCTTGCCTGTGGTCATAgcttctgtttgtcctgtatCTCCCGATGCTGggagagaccatatggcagtTTCTCCTGCCCGGTGTGCAGGCAAAACTTCACCCAGAGGACTCTGAAGAGGAACCAGCAGCTGGGCGAAGCAGTCCAGCGTCTCCATACACAGCGAGCACAATCATCCAGGGGGTGCGAGTGCACCAAAAAACAACATGAAAACTTGAAACTCTTCTGCCGAAATGATGAAAGTCTTCTGTGTGTGGTGTGTGACAGATCTCAGGATCATAGATCTCACAACATGATCCCCATCGAGGAAGCTGCACAGGAGTACAAG GAAAAGCTCCAGAGACTGCTGGACCCAGTGAGGCAGACTATAGAAAATCTTCAGAGCCTTCGTTGTGAGGAAGAGCTGAGGAGTGGGATGctgaag AATAAGGTGGAAAGTGAGAAAAGGAAGGTTGTTGTGGAGTTTGCACAGCTGCGTCAGCTCCTTGATGAGCAGGAGAAAATCCTCCTGATCAGGTTAGATGCAGTGGGCATGAAACTTTCGAAGACCGAGAGCAGAATTGCAAGCCGACTTTCCACAGAaacctcttccctccaaaaactgGTCCAAGAGACCAAGGAGATGTGCCAAAAACCAGCGGCTGAATTTCTTAAG AATGTGAAGAGCGCCATCATGAG GTGTGAAACTGTGAGGCTTCCTCAGCCAAATGTATCTCTCATGGCAGACAGGAGCGATACCCTGGTCCGGCGCCCGAGTCAGGACAGCCAACTATCTTCTTCCTGTATTCTGCTGAAGGAGATCAGCCAGCAATTCAAAG AGGATGTGACTCTGGATGGAAAAACAGCCAATCCTTACCTCGTTGTATATGAGAATGGGAAGAGGGTGAAGCGCTGTGACACTAAGCAAGATATGCCGGACAATCCTGAGAGATTCGATTCAGACCCCTGCATCCTGGCCTGTGAAGGCTTCACCTCAGGGAGACATTACTGGGAGGTAGAAGTGGAAGATGGAAGATACTGGGCCGTAGGGGTCACCAAGGAATCGGTGAGGAGGAAAGGGGGTATTCGAGCTATCCCCGAAGAGGGCATCTGGGCCATAGGCCTGTACTGGAACCAATACAGGGCCCTCACCTCTGCTGTGACCCACCTCTCCCCGAGTCAGGGACTCAAGAAAGTGGGGCTTTTCCTCGACTATGACCTGGGGCAGATCACATTCTACAATGCTGAGAGCATGGAGCATGTCtacactttccaccacaggtTCACCGAGAAAATCTTCCCACTGGTCTGGGTGTGGTCTACAGAAACTCGGATCAAACTGAGCCCTTGA
- the LOC115466294 gene encoding E3 ubiquitin-protein ligase TRIM39-like isoform X2, which yields MPGRSSAMYSLSTDLTCPVCLEYYSDPVTLACGHSFCLSCISRCWERPYGSFSCPVCRQNFTQRTLKRNQQLGEAVQRLHTQRAQSSRGCECTKKQHENLKLFCRNDESLLCVVCDRSQDHRSHNMIPIEEAAQEYKNKVESEKRKVVVEFAQLRQLLDEQEKILLIRLDAVGMKLSKTESRIASRLSTETSSLQKLVQETKEMCQKPAAEFLKNVKSAIMRCETVRLPQPNVSLMADRSDTLVRRPSQDSQLSSSCILLKEISQQFKEDVTLDGKTANPYLVVYENGKRVKRCDTKQDMPDNPERFDSDPCILACEGFTSGRHYWEVEVEDGRYWAVGVTKESVRRKGGIRAIPEEGIWAIGLYWNQYRALTSAVTHLSPSQGLKKVGLFLDYDLGQITFYNAESMEHVYTFHHRFTEKIFPLVWVWSTETRIKLSP from the exons ATGCCTGGGAGGAGCTCTGCCATGTATTCTCTCTCCACTGACTTAACCTGTCCTGTCTGCCTGGAGTATTACTCTGACCCAGTGACTCTTGCCTGTGGTCATAgcttctgtttgtcctgtatCTCCCGATGCTGggagagaccatatggcagtTTCTCCTGCCCGGTGTGCAGGCAAAACTTCACCCAGAGGACTCTGAAGAGGAACCAGCAGCTGGGCGAAGCAGTCCAGCGTCTCCATACACAGCGAGCACAATCATCCAGGGGGTGCGAGTGCACCAAAAAACAACATGAAAACTTGAAACTCTTCTGCCGAAATGATGAAAGTCTTCTGTGTGTGGTGTGTGACAGATCTCAGGATCATAGATCTCACAACATGATCCCCATCGAGGAAGCTGCACAGGAGTACAAG AATAAGGTGGAAAGTGAGAAAAGGAAGGTTGTTGTGGAGTTTGCACAGCTGCGTCAGCTCCTTGATGAGCAGGAGAAAATCCTCCTGATCAGGTTAGATGCAGTGGGCATGAAACTTTCGAAGACCGAGAGCAGAATTGCAAGCCGACTTTCCACAGAaacctcttccctccaaaaactgGTCCAAGAGACCAAGGAGATGTGCCAAAAACCAGCGGCTGAATTTCTTAAG AATGTGAAGAGCGCCATCATGAG GTGTGAAACTGTGAGGCTTCCTCAGCCAAATGTATCTCTCATGGCAGACAGGAGCGATACCCTGGTCCGGCGCCCGAGTCAGGACAGCCAACTATCTTCTTCCTGTATTCTGCTGAAGGAGATCAGCCAGCAATTCAAAG AGGATGTGACTCTGGATGGAAAAACAGCCAATCCTTACCTCGTTGTATATGAGAATGGGAAGAGGGTGAAGCGCTGTGACACTAAGCAAGATATGCCGGACAATCCTGAGAGATTCGATTCAGACCCCTGCATCCTGGCCTGTGAAGGCTTCACCTCAGGGAGACATTACTGGGAGGTAGAAGTGGAAGATGGAAGATACTGGGCCGTAGGGGTCACCAAGGAATCGGTGAGGAGGAAAGGGGGTATTCGAGCTATCCCCGAAGAGGGCATCTGGGCCATAGGCCTGTACTGGAACCAATACAGGGCCCTCACCTCTGCTGTGACCCACCTCTCCCCGAGTCAGGGACTCAAGAAAGTGGGGCTTTTCCTCGACTATGACCTGGGGCAGATCACATTCTACAATGCTGAGAGCATGGAGCATGTCtacactttccaccacaggtTCACCGAGAAAATCTTCCCACTGGTCTGGGTGTGGTCTACAGAAACTCGGATCAAACTGAGCCCTTGA